From Corvus moneduloides isolate bCorMon1 chromosome 2, bCorMon1.pri, whole genome shotgun sequence, one genomic window encodes:
- the BCL9 gene encoding B-cell CLL/lymphoma 9 protein isoform X2, with translation MHSSNPKVRNSPSGNTQSPKSKQEVMVRPPTVMSPSGNPQLDSKFSNQGKQGGSTSQSQPSPCDPKSGGHTPKVLPGPGGSMGLKNGAGNGAKGKGKRERSISADSFEQREAGTPNDDPEIKDCNSADHVKSQESQHTPHSMTPSNASAPRSSTPSHGLTATLEPASGQKTPSKVVYVFSTEMANKAAEAVLKGQVETIVSFHIQNISNSKAERNTVPLNPQITALRTEPKPLPQPQPPAAQDQNPPQNAKMQPTPPVSAPVSKPTGPPCPIDQDSPSVESKVMSVGSPANSTPLQTEGFGQSSTPNNRAVSPVSQGSNSSAADPKGPPQQVSGGDPSSLGENPDGLSQEQLEHRERSLQTLRDIQRMLFPDEKEFAGGQSGGPPPNAGVLDGPQKKPEGPIQAMMAQSQSLGKGSGSRTDGGAPFGPQGHRDMPFSPDEMGPPPMNSQSGAIGPDHLDHMTPEQVAWLKLQQEFYEEKRRKQEQVVVQQCSLQDMMVHQHGPRGVVRGPPPPYQMTPGEGWGPGGPEPFPEGMNMSHSLPPRGMAPHPNVPGSQMRLPGFAGMMNPDMEGPNVPNPTSRPGLSGVSWPDDVPKIPDGRNFPPGQGVFSGPGRGERFPNPQGLPEELYQQQLAEKQMGLPPGLNMEGIRPGMEINRMMPSQRHMEPGNNPIFPRMPVEGPMSPSRGDFPKGIPPQMASSRELEFGMGPGSMKGDMGMNVSMGSNPPLVPQKLREAGVGPEEMMKLRPGVSEMLSSQQKMVPLPFGEHPQQEYGMGPRPFLPMSQGPGVGLRNLREQIGPDQRTNNRLSHMPPLPLNPTSNPNSLNTAPPAQRSLGRKPLDISAAGQVHSPGINPLKSPTMRQVQSPMMGSPSGNLKSPQTPSQLAGMLAGPTAAAAAASIKSPPVLGSAAASPVHLKSPSLPAPSPGWTSSPKPPLQSPGIPPNHKASLTMSSPAMLGNVESGGPPPSTVSQSAPVTLPGNLPSSSPYTMPPEPTLSQNPLSIMMSRMSKFAMPSSTPLYHDAIKTVASSDDDSPPARSPNLPPMNSVPGMGINSQNPRISGPNPVGPMPTLSPMGMTQPLSHNNQMPSPNAMGPNIPPHGVPVGPGLMSHNPMMGHGSQESPMVPQGRLGFPQGFPPVQSPPQQVPFPHNGPSGGQGNFPAGMGFHGEGPLGRPTNLPQSSTDPALCKTGGPGGPDSFTVLGNNMPSVFTDPELQEVIRPGATGIPEFDLSRIIPSEKPSQTLQYFPRGEVPGRKQPQGPGPGFSHMQGMIGEQTPRMGLTLPGMGGPGPVGTPDIPLGTAPSMPGHNPMRPPAFLQQGMMGPHHRMMSPAQPAMPGQPALMSNPVAAVGMIPGKDRAPAGLYSHPGPVGSPGMMMSMQGMMGPQQNIMIPPQMRPRGMAADVGMGGFSQGPGNPGNMMF, from the exons ATGCATTCCAGTAACCCCAAAGTGAGGAACTCCCCGTCAGGCAACACACAGAG CCCCAAATCAAAGCAGGAGGTGATGGTCCGTCCCCCTACAGTGATGTCCCCGTCTGGCAACCCTCAGCTGGATTCCAAATTTTCCAACCAAGGCAAACAAGGGGGCTCCACCAGCCAATCCCAGCCCTCCCCCTGTGACCCCAAAAGTGGAGGTCACACCCCCAAAGTGCTCCCTGGCCCGGGTGGGAGTATGGGGCTGAAGAATGGGGCTGGAAATGGTGccaaggggaaggggaagagagagaggagcaTTTCGGCAGACTCCTTTGAACAGAGGGAAGCTGGGACTCCTAATGATGACCCGGAAATCAAAG ACTGCAATTCTGCTGATCATGTGAAGTCCCAGGAGTCTCAGCACACACCACACTCCATGACTCCTTCAAATGCTTCAGCCCCAAGGTCTTCCACACCTTCCCATGGTCTGACTGCCACTTTGGAGCCAGCAAGCGGGCAGAAGACTCCATCCAAAGTGGTTTACGTCTTTTCTACTGAGATGGCCAACAA GGCTGCAGAAGCTGTGCTGAAGGGACAGGTGGAAACCATCGTGTCTTTTCATATCCAGAACATCTCAAACAGCAAGGCGGAACGAAACACTGTACCTTTG AACCCCCAGATCACTGCACTTCGGACTGAACCCAAACCTCtgccgcagccccagccccccgCTGCCCAGGACCAGAACCCTCCCCAGAACGCCAAAATGCAGCCGACTCCACCTGTGTCAGCGCCAGTATCCAAACCCACTGGCCCCCCGTGTCCCATAGATCAGGACAGTCCCAGCGTGGAAAGCAAAGTGATGTCTGTGGGCAGCCCTGCCAACTCTACCCCATTGCAGACAGAAGGATTTGGGCAGAGTTCAACCCCCAATAATCGAGCAGTTAGCCCAGTTTCCCAAGGTAGCAATAGCTCTGCTGCGGACCCCAAAGGTCCTCCCCAGCAGGTGTCTGGTGGGGACCCATCCAGTTTGGGTGAGAATCCTGATGGACTgtcacaggagcagctggagcaccgAGAGCGCTCGTTGCAGACCCTGAGAGACATCCAGCGCATGCTCTTCCCTGATGAGAAGGAGTTTGCGGGAGGGCAAAGTGGGGGGCCACCCCCAAATGCTGGGGTGCTGGATGGTCCCCAAAAGAAACCTGAAGGGCCAATACAGGCTATGATGGCTCAATCCCAAAGTTTAGGTAAAGGGTCGGGGTCTCGGACAGATGGAGGGGCTCCATTTGGCCCTcaaggacacagggacatgCCTTTTTCCCCAGATGAAATGGGGCCACCACCAATGAACTCCCAGTCAGGAGCCATAGGCCCAGACCACCTGGACCATATGACTCCTGAGCAGGTGGCTTGGCtcaagctgcagcaggagttttacgaggagaagagaaggaagcaaGAGCAGGTGGTTGTGCAGCAGTGTTCCCTGCAGGACATGATGGTCCACCAGCACGGGCCTCGTGGGGTGGTCCGAGGTCCTCCCCCTCCCTACCAGATGACCCCTGGTGAGGGGTGGGGACCTGGGGGTCCAGAGCCCTTCCCTGAAGGCATGAACATGTCACACTCTCTGCCCCCCAGGGGCATGGCCCCTCATCCCAACGTGCCCGGGAGCCAGATGCGCCTGCCTGGTTTTGCAGGTATGATGAACCCTGACATGGAAGGCCCCAATGTCCCGAATCCCACCTCACGGCCTGGGCTTTCAGGAGTTAGTTGGCCAGATGATGTGCCAAAAATCCCAGATGGCCGAAACTTCCCTCCTGGTCAGGGTGTCTTCAGTGGCCCTGGCCGAGGGGAGCGGTTCCCCAATCCGCAGGGCCTGCCCGAAGAGCTCtatcagcagcagctggctgagaAACAGATGGGCCTCCCTCCTGGTCTGAACATGGAAGGCATCAGGCCTGGCATGGAGATCAACAGAATGATGCCTTCCCAGAGACACATGGAGCCTGGGAACAACCCCATCTTCCCTCGCATGCCGGTAGAAGGACCGATGAGCCCCTCTAGGGGGGATTTCCCAAAAGGAATACCCCCACAAATGGCTTCTAGCAGGGAGCTGGAGTTTGGGATGGGCCCTGGCAGCATGAAGGGGGACATGGGCATGAATGTCAGCATGGGCTCCAACCCACCCCTGGTCCCTCAGAAgctgagggaggcaggagttGGGCCGGAAGAGATGATGAAGCTGCGCCCTGGTGTCTCGGAGATGCTCTCCTCTCAGCAGAAAATGGTGCCGCTGCCATTCGGGGAGCACCCGCAGCAGGAGTATGGCATGGGTCCCAGGCCTTTCCTTCCCATGTCTCAGGGCCCAGGAGTCGGTCTCCGGAATCTCAGAGAACAGATCGGGCCTGACCAAAGGACTAACAACCGGCTCAGCCACATGCCGCCACTACCTCTCAATCCCACCAGTAACCCGAATAGCCTCAACACTGCTCCCCCTGCGCAGCGCAGCCTCGGCCGCAAGCCCTTGGAtatctctgcagctggacaggtgCATTCGCCAGGAATCAACCCCCTGAAGTCCCCCACGATGCGCCAGGTCCAGTCTCCCATGATGGGGTCTCCCTCGGGGAACCTCAAGTCCCCTCAGACGCCCTCCCAGCTGGCAGGAATGCTCGCGGGCCCCACTGccgcagctgctgctgcctccattAAGTCCCCGCCTGTCTTGgggtctgctgctgcttctcctgtccACCTCAAGTCTCCGTCTCTCCCCGCACCTTCTCCTGGATGGACTTCATCTCCAAAGCCTCCTTTGCAGAGCCCTGGGATTCCCCCGAACCATAAGGCGTCTCTAACCATGTCTTCTCCAGCCATGCTGGGGAACGTGGAGTCGG gtgGTCCACCTCCTTCCACAGTCAGCCAGTCTGCTCCTGTGACTCTCCCTGGAAATCTTCCCTCTAGCAGTCCTTACACAATGCCTCCAGAGCCAACCCTCTCCCAGAATCCCCTCTCCATTATGATGTCCAGGATGTCCAAATTTGCCATGCCCAGCTCTACACCGCTCTATCATGATGCCATCAAAACTGTGGCCAGCTCGGACGACGACTCCCCTCCAGCACGCTCCCCAAACTTGCCACCTATGAACAGTGTACCAG GAATGGGCATTAATTCTCAGAATCCTCGAATTTCAGGTCCAAACCCAGTGGGTCCAATGCCAACCCTTAGCCCAATGGGAATGACCCAGCCTCTTTCCCATAACAACCAGATGCCCTCTCCAAATGCTATGGGACCCAATATACCTCCTCATGGGGTCCCCGTGGGACCCGGCCTGATGTCACACAACCCAATGATGGGGCATGGTTCCCAGGAGTCTCCAATGGTACCTCAAGGACGCCTGGGCTTCCCGCAGGGGTTCCCTCCCGTACAGTCCCCTCCACAGCAGGTGCCATTTCCACACAACGGGCCCAGTGGTGGACAAGGCAACTTCCCAGCGGGAATGGGCTTCCACGGAGAAGGACCTCTGGGGCGTCCTACCAACCTGCCCCAAAGTTCGACAGATCCAGCACTTTGCAAGACTGGAGGCCCTGGCGGTCCAGACTCCTTCACTGTTCTTGGAAACAACATGCCTTCGGTTTTCACCgatccagagctgcaggaggtgatCCGTCCTGGAGCCACGGGAATACCTGAGTTTGACCTGTCCAGGATTATCCCATCAGAGAAGCCTAGCCAGACACTACAGTATTTCCCTCGTGGGGAGGTGCCAGGCCGCAAGCAGCCGCAGGGTCCCGGGCCTGGCTTCTCCCACATGCAGGGGATGATAGGAGAGCAGACCCCGAGGATGGGACTAACATTGCCCGGCATGGGGGGCCCTGGGCCGGTGGGAACTCCAGATATCCCTCTTGGCACGGCTCCGTCCATGCCCGGTCACAACCCGATGAGGCCgcctgccttcctgcagcagggcaTGATGGGGCCGCACCACCGCATGATGTCACCAGCACAGCCCGCCATGCCCGGCCAGCCTGCGCTCATGAGCAACCCCGTGGCCGCCGTGGGCATGATCCCGGGCAAGGACCGAGCCCCTGCCGGGCTGTACAGCCACCCGGGCCCTGTGGGGTCACCCGGGATGATGATGTCGATGCAGGGCATGATGGGACCCCAACAAAACATCATGATTCCCCCCCAGATGAGGCCCCGAGGTATGGCTGCTGATGTTGGCATGGGAGGATTTAGCCAAGGCCCTGGAAACCCAGGGAACATGATGTTTTAA
- the BCL9 gene encoding B-cell CLL/lymphoma 9 protein isoform X1: protein MHSSNPKVRNSPSGNTQSSPKSKQEVMVRPPTVMSPSGNPQLDSKFSNQGKQGGSTSQSQPSPCDPKSGGHTPKVLPGPGGSMGLKNGAGNGAKGKGKRERSISADSFEQREAGTPNDDPEIKDCNSADHVKSQESQHTPHSMTPSNASAPRSSTPSHGLTATLEPASGQKTPSKVVYVFSTEMANKAAEAVLKGQVETIVSFHIQNISNSKAERNTVPLNPQITALRTEPKPLPQPQPPAAQDQNPPQNAKMQPTPPVSAPVSKPTGPPCPIDQDSPSVESKVMSVGSPANSTPLQTEGFGQSSTPNNRAVSPVSQGSNSSAADPKGPPQQVSGGDPSSLGENPDGLSQEQLEHRERSLQTLRDIQRMLFPDEKEFAGGQSGGPPPNAGVLDGPQKKPEGPIQAMMAQSQSLGKGSGSRTDGGAPFGPQGHRDMPFSPDEMGPPPMNSQSGAIGPDHLDHMTPEQVAWLKLQQEFYEEKRRKQEQVVVQQCSLQDMMVHQHGPRGVVRGPPPPYQMTPGEGWGPGGPEPFPEGMNMSHSLPPRGMAPHPNVPGSQMRLPGFAGMMNPDMEGPNVPNPTSRPGLSGVSWPDDVPKIPDGRNFPPGQGVFSGPGRGERFPNPQGLPEELYQQQLAEKQMGLPPGLNMEGIRPGMEINRMMPSQRHMEPGNNPIFPRMPVEGPMSPSRGDFPKGIPPQMASSRELEFGMGPGSMKGDMGMNVSMGSNPPLVPQKLREAGVGPEEMMKLRPGVSEMLSSQQKMVPLPFGEHPQQEYGMGPRPFLPMSQGPGVGLRNLREQIGPDQRTNNRLSHMPPLPLNPTSNPNSLNTAPPAQRSLGRKPLDISAAGQVHSPGINPLKSPTMRQVQSPMMGSPSGNLKSPQTPSQLAGMLAGPTAAAAAASIKSPPVLGSAAASPVHLKSPSLPAPSPGWTSSPKPPLQSPGIPPNHKASLTMSSPAMLGNVESGGPPPSTVSQSAPVTLPGNLPSSSPYTMPPEPTLSQNPLSIMMSRMSKFAMPSSTPLYHDAIKTVASSDDDSPPARSPNLPPMNSVPGMGINSQNPRISGPNPVGPMPTLSPMGMTQPLSHNNQMPSPNAMGPNIPPHGVPVGPGLMSHNPMMGHGSQESPMVPQGRLGFPQGFPPVQSPPQQVPFPHNGPSGGQGNFPAGMGFHGEGPLGRPTNLPQSSTDPALCKTGGPGGPDSFTVLGNNMPSVFTDPELQEVIRPGATGIPEFDLSRIIPSEKPSQTLQYFPRGEVPGRKQPQGPGPGFSHMQGMIGEQTPRMGLTLPGMGGPGPVGTPDIPLGTAPSMPGHNPMRPPAFLQQGMMGPHHRMMSPAQPAMPGQPALMSNPVAAVGMIPGKDRAPAGLYSHPGPVGSPGMMMSMQGMMGPQQNIMIPPQMRPRGMAADVGMGGFSQGPGNPGNMMF from the exons ATGCATTCCAGTAACCCCAAAGTGAGGAACTCCCCGTCAGGCAACACACAGAG tAGCCCCAAATCAAAGCAGGAGGTGATGGTCCGTCCCCCTACAGTGATGTCCCCGTCTGGCAACCCTCAGCTGGATTCCAAATTTTCCAACCAAGGCAAACAAGGGGGCTCCACCAGCCAATCCCAGCCCTCCCCCTGTGACCCCAAAAGTGGAGGTCACACCCCCAAAGTGCTCCCTGGCCCGGGTGGGAGTATGGGGCTGAAGAATGGGGCTGGAAATGGTGccaaggggaaggggaagagagagaggagcaTTTCGGCAGACTCCTTTGAACAGAGGGAAGCTGGGACTCCTAATGATGACCCGGAAATCAAAG ACTGCAATTCTGCTGATCATGTGAAGTCCCAGGAGTCTCAGCACACACCACACTCCATGACTCCTTCAAATGCTTCAGCCCCAAGGTCTTCCACACCTTCCCATGGTCTGACTGCCACTTTGGAGCCAGCAAGCGGGCAGAAGACTCCATCCAAAGTGGTTTACGTCTTTTCTACTGAGATGGCCAACAA GGCTGCAGAAGCTGTGCTGAAGGGACAGGTGGAAACCATCGTGTCTTTTCATATCCAGAACATCTCAAACAGCAAGGCGGAACGAAACACTGTACCTTTG AACCCCCAGATCACTGCACTTCGGACTGAACCCAAACCTCtgccgcagccccagccccccgCTGCCCAGGACCAGAACCCTCCCCAGAACGCCAAAATGCAGCCGACTCCACCTGTGTCAGCGCCAGTATCCAAACCCACTGGCCCCCCGTGTCCCATAGATCAGGACAGTCCCAGCGTGGAAAGCAAAGTGATGTCTGTGGGCAGCCCTGCCAACTCTACCCCATTGCAGACAGAAGGATTTGGGCAGAGTTCAACCCCCAATAATCGAGCAGTTAGCCCAGTTTCCCAAGGTAGCAATAGCTCTGCTGCGGACCCCAAAGGTCCTCCCCAGCAGGTGTCTGGTGGGGACCCATCCAGTTTGGGTGAGAATCCTGATGGACTgtcacaggagcagctggagcaccgAGAGCGCTCGTTGCAGACCCTGAGAGACATCCAGCGCATGCTCTTCCCTGATGAGAAGGAGTTTGCGGGAGGGCAAAGTGGGGGGCCACCCCCAAATGCTGGGGTGCTGGATGGTCCCCAAAAGAAACCTGAAGGGCCAATACAGGCTATGATGGCTCAATCCCAAAGTTTAGGTAAAGGGTCGGGGTCTCGGACAGATGGAGGGGCTCCATTTGGCCCTcaaggacacagggacatgCCTTTTTCCCCAGATGAAATGGGGCCACCACCAATGAACTCCCAGTCAGGAGCCATAGGCCCAGACCACCTGGACCATATGACTCCTGAGCAGGTGGCTTGGCtcaagctgcagcaggagttttacgaggagaagagaaggaagcaaGAGCAGGTGGTTGTGCAGCAGTGTTCCCTGCAGGACATGATGGTCCACCAGCACGGGCCTCGTGGGGTGGTCCGAGGTCCTCCCCCTCCCTACCAGATGACCCCTGGTGAGGGGTGGGGACCTGGGGGTCCAGAGCCCTTCCCTGAAGGCATGAACATGTCACACTCTCTGCCCCCCAGGGGCATGGCCCCTCATCCCAACGTGCCCGGGAGCCAGATGCGCCTGCCTGGTTTTGCAGGTATGATGAACCCTGACATGGAAGGCCCCAATGTCCCGAATCCCACCTCACGGCCTGGGCTTTCAGGAGTTAGTTGGCCAGATGATGTGCCAAAAATCCCAGATGGCCGAAACTTCCCTCCTGGTCAGGGTGTCTTCAGTGGCCCTGGCCGAGGGGAGCGGTTCCCCAATCCGCAGGGCCTGCCCGAAGAGCTCtatcagcagcagctggctgagaAACAGATGGGCCTCCCTCCTGGTCTGAACATGGAAGGCATCAGGCCTGGCATGGAGATCAACAGAATGATGCCTTCCCAGAGACACATGGAGCCTGGGAACAACCCCATCTTCCCTCGCATGCCGGTAGAAGGACCGATGAGCCCCTCTAGGGGGGATTTCCCAAAAGGAATACCCCCACAAATGGCTTCTAGCAGGGAGCTGGAGTTTGGGATGGGCCCTGGCAGCATGAAGGGGGACATGGGCATGAATGTCAGCATGGGCTCCAACCCACCCCTGGTCCCTCAGAAgctgagggaggcaggagttGGGCCGGAAGAGATGATGAAGCTGCGCCCTGGTGTCTCGGAGATGCTCTCCTCTCAGCAGAAAATGGTGCCGCTGCCATTCGGGGAGCACCCGCAGCAGGAGTATGGCATGGGTCCCAGGCCTTTCCTTCCCATGTCTCAGGGCCCAGGAGTCGGTCTCCGGAATCTCAGAGAACAGATCGGGCCTGACCAAAGGACTAACAACCGGCTCAGCCACATGCCGCCACTACCTCTCAATCCCACCAGTAACCCGAATAGCCTCAACACTGCTCCCCCTGCGCAGCGCAGCCTCGGCCGCAAGCCCTTGGAtatctctgcagctggacaggtgCATTCGCCAGGAATCAACCCCCTGAAGTCCCCCACGATGCGCCAGGTCCAGTCTCCCATGATGGGGTCTCCCTCGGGGAACCTCAAGTCCCCTCAGACGCCCTCCCAGCTGGCAGGAATGCTCGCGGGCCCCACTGccgcagctgctgctgcctccattAAGTCCCCGCCTGTCTTGgggtctgctgctgcttctcctgtccACCTCAAGTCTCCGTCTCTCCCCGCACCTTCTCCTGGATGGACTTCATCTCCAAAGCCTCCTTTGCAGAGCCCTGGGATTCCCCCGAACCATAAGGCGTCTCTAACCATGTCTTCTCCAGCCATGCTGGGGAACGTGGAGTCGG gtgGTCCACCTCCTTCCACAGTCAGCCAGTCTGCTCCTGTGACTCTCCCTGGAAATCTTCCCTCTAGCAGTCCTTACACAATGCCTCCAGAGCCAACCCTCTCCCAGAATCCCCTCTCCATTATGATGTCCAGGATGTCCAAATTTGCCATGCCCAGCTCTACACCGCTCTATCATGATGCCATCAAAACTGTGGCCAGCTCGGACGACGACTCCCCTCCAGCACGCTCCCCAAACTTGCCACCTATGAACAGTGTACCAG GAATGGGCATTAATTCTCAGAATCCTCGAATTTCAGGTCCAAACCCAGTGGGTCCAATGCCAACCCTTAGCCCAATGGGAATGACCCAGCCTCTTTCCCATAACAACCAGATGCCCTCTCCAAATGCTATGGGACCCAATATACCTCCTCATGGGGTCCCCGTGGGACCCGGCCTGATGTCACACAACCCAATGATGGGGCATGGTTCCCAGGAGTCTCCAATGGTACCTCAAGGACGCCTGGGCTTCCCGCAGGGGTTCCCTCCCGTACAGTCCCCTCCACAGCAGGTGCCATTTCCACACAACGGGCCCAGTGGTGGACAAGGCAACTTCCCAGCGGGAATGGGCTTCCACGGAGAAGGACCTCTGGGGCGTCCTACCAACCTGCCCCAAAGTTCGACAGATCCAGCACTTTGCAAGACTGGAGGCCCTGGCGGTCCAGACTCCTTCACTGTTCTTGGAAACAACATGCCTTCGGTTTTCACCgatccagagctgcaggaggtgatCCGTCCTGGAGCCACGGGAATACCTGAGTTTGACCTGTCCAGGATTATCCCATCAGAGAAGCCTAGCCAGACACTACAGTATTTCCCTCGTGGGGAGGTGCCAGGCCGCAAGCAGCCGCAGGGTCCCGGGCCTGGCTTCTCCCACATGCAGGGGATGATAGGAGAGCAGACCCCGAGGATGGGACTAACATTGCCCGGCATGGGGGGCCCTGGGCCGGTGGGAACTCCAGATATCCCTCTTGGCACGGCTCCGTCCATGCCCGGTCACAACCCGATGAGGCCgcctgccttcctgcagcagggcaTGATGGGGCCGCACCACCGCATGATGTCACCAGCACAGCCCGCCATGCCCGGCCAGCCTGCGCTCATGAGCAACCCCGTGGCCGCCGTGGGCATGATCCCGGGCAAGGACCGAGCCCCTGCCGGGCTGTACAGCCACCCGGGCCCTGTGGGGTCACCCGGGATGATGATGTCGATGCAGGGCATGATGGGACCCCAACAAAACATCATGATTCCCCCCCAGATGAGGCCCCGAGGTATGGCTGCTGATGTTGGCATGGGAGGATTTAGCCAAGGCCCTGGAAACCCAGGGAACATGATGTTTTAA